The following is a genomic window from Thunnus maccoyii chromosome 13, fThuMac1.1, whole genome shotgun sequence.
TAACTGTGACACATTAATTTCACTCTTGTTGCCGTGTTAAACACTAAAACATCAGTTGTCTCATGAGAGATTTATGTGAATGCCAACAGTCTGGCTCTGGAACTGTGACATTTGCTGAACTGCGGGATGGATACTACATTTTTATGTCTGTAGTGTTATTTACATCAAACCATTCTCAACTTGCCTCCAGCAGTGAATATGTTAAGAGAAAGCTGCATGTGACCGGACGTGagcatatctgtgacatttttatgaCAGGTGAGAGAAATGGATAtggaaatgattatttttagcCTGTTGATGCTCACAGTAGATCTGATATGTGAATTACAACAGGAATATTGACAGGACAATACTTTGGTGTACATCAGTTTAATCAAATTTCACAGTCACAAATAAGTAGATGTTCTTCTATGTCAGCAAATCTACCTTTTGTAGAAAATCtgaatgaacacatttttatcagttgacattttttgccaatatttGATCgataaaagaaatgtttaatgGCCAAAACATCTCACACATTAAACTGCAGTAAAGAATTAATTATTTGTCACACATTTGCAGGAGTCTGTTGCTTTTGGTTTGGTATCTTTTCGTGTATTTCACAGTTTTAGTTTGAATAAATTGATTGTAAACAGAAAATCTGAACCTTCATTACCCGCAAAAATGGAAGTTCATTAATGACAAAACCATTGAGCGAGTGCAAAACAAATCTGAGCATTAACTATATCTGCAAgtaaacattttagaaaatgtcagaGGAGATTtgtaaagacaaaacattttttgagagCATAGTTGATGTTTTGATACCATGAAAGGAATTAAGACTTAAATTGTGATTTGAATGAGCGGTGGAGCTTTGTGTGCTTATTATCCTCAAAGTTTTATTCTTCAAACACAACTCAAACTCATAGTGAAAGAATAGAGAAATGTATTCAAGTATCACCTTGTTAAATCCTGCCTTTTAAGGACGTCAGGCTACTTGCTCTCTCAGATCTGCCTAAAACTTATGACCCTATGAGCCATTTATAGGTATGTATTGCTAAAGCCCGTTGGTAATGACCTCTCATATTAAGAAGTTCTGTGATTTGGAGAAAACAGTGAGAGCAGATTGCAAAAATCCcaattttgcactttgtcttatGTTTATACATCTGTCACTGTGAGCTCTTTAATCTTGACAAATTGATCACAGCTTTaatctgttttgtcttcatgcAATAGTTTTGTCCCCACTAATCTTCCATACTCATTCTAATATTTTCATAACCCAATGCACCTCTCATGTTGTTCCTGAGTCTTGGATAAAACCACAGAAAGTCCCTAGACCTTCAGATCATCTAGCCTACTCTTGTTATTGCTATGCTTGCTTGACTGACTGTTTCGGCGCTGGCTCTCAACGGGCACCTCAAAGACAGGACTAGAGGTTTTGACATCATCTCCCTCTGCTCTacctttcctctctgcagccatATTGTCTCTGTTCTGCTTGTAAACCACTTTGCTGTTGTAGGGGCTGTAAGGTGAGTTTGGCTCTGCCATGCTGTACTTTGAATCTGCAGGGAAAGGTTCAGGCACTGCGTGATGACCAGGAAAGTAGTTATAGTTTGGGACATAGGGCATGACGGCCTCACTAAGGGCTTTGCGAGCCTCTTTTTCAGCTTGTGATCGTCTGTAGCGTAGGCCCTGGTGGCATTTCTTGAAACCTAGATGATAAATTTCCACCAGGTTGAGCAGCAGTGAGATGCAGGCCACTGCCAGcatgaagaggatgaagactGTCTTCTCGGTGGGTCGGGAGATGTAGCAGTTCACCACGTTAGGGCAAGGCCAGCGGTCGCAGGTGTACATTGGCTTGAGCTCAAAACCATACAGGAAGTACTGAGCTACAATGAAGCCCACTTCAAACAGGGTCTTGAAAATAATGTTGAAGACGTAGGTTCGCAGCAGGGTGCCTTTCAAACGCACGTGGCCCTGGGTATCTTTCACTGAGGCCTTCTTGGTCTTGTTGCCAAgtaactgctgctgcttttcattcTGGATGGCGAggtccttctctttctctttctccttttcctccatGCGGACCAGATGAAGGATGTGGCCCAAATAAATGAGAGTGGGCGTGGAGACAAAGATGATCTGCATCACCCAGAAGCGGATGTGAGAAATTGGGAAGGTCTTGTCATAGCAGACGTTCTGACAACCGGGCTGCTTGGTGTCACATGTGAAGCCGGACTGCTCGTCGCCCCACACCTTCTCAGCAGCGGTTCCCAGCACCAGGATGCGGAAGATGAACAGCACTGTCAGCCACACTTTGCCCACAACGGTGGAGTGTTCCTGGGCGCTCTCCAGCAGCTTCCCCAACAAGTTCCAGTCCCCCATACTGGCTCAGAAAATATACTCTCAGCTTTATCGACAAAACCAGGAGAGACGCCTGTAAGGACATGGAGAGATGTAAAATGTTAGGACTAGTCTAGCCATTTAAACTAAAGACTTGGTACACTATGTCCTGAAGCTACAGCTTACAGCAGTAAGTAACTAAGCACATTTATATAAGTACAGTacctactagggatgtgcagcgggcccagtatttgtatttgcatctgtatttgttgaggcagcaaaattatttgtatttgtattcgtatttgtattcgaataaaagtggaaagaggcttaaaaatcttgtttttgtttttattatgcttttaattttagaaaattaaagtgttacaataagtgttcatgaataaactaccttatgaaggaggtccccacacagggtctcaaactggagtctcccagatcatagacgactgcgctgataACATagctaaaactttattcattgcctcattgcagacagacctctacctatttatacacccataacacagagacagcacaccatgtaacgtgtagggaagaacttcaacctacaacctaactttgtggaaaagagaaggggaacgacagctttatctctgggaaaCACCCCCAgctctgggagtgatgtccaaattaggaaatgtgcgtcatgtagcaggtggatgtgactcccctcattgagatctgctgatagacgtaacagtggagcagaggagagagactgagatagtaatgtaactgacctgtgcgctggtatatgtttttttttcttcccgaaaacaaatatttttttaaaatatttgcatgaaacaaatatttgtaaaaaacccactatttgtgctttgctgaataacttatttgtattcgggcatACCCCTAGTACCGacatacaattttgaggtacttgcaggagtattttcatttgaggctactttatacttttacatCACTACATTTTACTgggaaatattgtaatttttgctCCACTGTGTTAATTTAACAGCTGATTAATATGTTACCTATAAAATATACTATCaacttataaaatatgaagctTTGGTATGAATTAAAATAACCAACAATATATGAAACAGTTAGGAATTAGCCCCCCTTTGACCAGCTGCAATGATAAAGTACCGCTTACACATGAAtccattaataataattatccaataataaaataatataacagtGACATGGGTCATTCTAGATGATTATCATATtcttcatttgacattttgttgcCAATATTGTTGTACTTTTACCTGTAAACTTTTGAATActagacttttacttgtaatggagtatctTTATAGTGTGGTATTGCtaattttacataaataaattatgtaaatatgtcTGCATGTATAGGCAAATTATAAAGGATAAATATAtcttttataattatatttgctctctttccctttctttttgCTCTTATTCTGCAGCAGGTCTGTTGAATGTGACCTTTGTTTCCCCAAATATGTGGAAACCATGAAGAAAATTTGATCTGTCTGttaataattttaaatgtgttaataatCAATCTGATTCATATGAAAAATCATTTAAACTGACAATTTGTGCATGTATATTCAAATCATATTGAATCCAATAAGCAGATTAGTTGCTGTGCGTTTCACTCATGGAAACCCTTGCATGACAGCTCACAACCAGGGCTGCTGTACTTCCAGAAAGCTGTTTGTATTCATAAATCTTGTGTTCTATCCAGTGATATCTGATAAAATGGGCCAAGACacagctgactgtgtgtgagaggaagcCCTGGAGCAGGCTGGGGAAACTCTTTGCCTCGCCATAGATCTTGTGACACAGTACCCAGCAGTCCTCCCCAACTCCAGATTTAGGTTTCTAGTTTAGATTTCAGACCCTACTGGTTACAACGTAAAGAATATTAACTTTAAAAATAGTTGTGGTTGTCCTTTAGAAAAAGGGATCACCAAGGAGAAGTCAACAGAATCTGAATCTGACCACCTGTTTGAAATACATAACGTATGTCATCCAAGAATTGAAGGATCTTcaaacacttttcacacagttgtaattgtaataataaagtaaataaaaagtaataattaataataattgtacTTAAAACTGTGCCTGGatttcattcatacatttaGTTAGATACTATATAAAAGATATTGTAGTTAACCAAATCACAACCTCAGTATGTTTTCTGATTATTAGGTAAGATATCCAAAATAATTATCTTGGGTATCCTTATTAGGAAGGACATACCTGATAATGTTCATTTCCTGCAGCAATGCGGATCCAGAGTCACTTGGTGACCGAGCCTCTTCAGTTCACAGTGAGACCATGTTCTTCTGAACCACTGAGGAAACTGCAGCGCCAAGATAAACTTCTCGCAGATAGTTTTCACTGGGGGGGTCTATGATCCCGCCTGCTGCCCTCCCACTCTGACCTGATCAATGCCCAGTGTTCTACAAGACGAAAACATCCCAGCCtattgaaaatgattaaaaacctTTCTTAAGAGATGTTTTTGTTCAGCTGAGTGGCCACTGAAGAGTCCAGTGAGAATGCAGGTTAGTTTGTCTTACGTGACAGTGTGCTCTAAATATAATTCATGGTGAAGTGAGTGGCTTTGTTGTCAGTCTAGTGGTGATCTGGACTTTGGCGAGCTGACCCTTGACTGTAGACAATGTAGAGCCTTCCTTCAGTGCTGCAGTGAACTTGTTGGATGACTGATGAGCTTTATGCATTGTGGTAAAACATCATACAGGGAGacatatacaaacataatgCTGTTCTTTAGACTGCATCATCTGAAGGTACTTTATGCTTTGTGTCAACTCAAAGTTTAGCTAAATGCTTCATTTACAGCAACATGTTGctctggtggagaccaaacaaCAATGGTGAAAAGAAAGTAACTACATTTACACAAGTATTGTACTCATGAGGTACTTTTcatgtactttacttgagtatttccacttTCTGCTTCTTTACTTAAACTCTATtacatttcagatggaaatatcacaccactacatttatttgatcaGCTGTAATACTGTATAATTGTGTTGTTACAGATTACGTTGTCTCAAAGTgtataaaatagataaaattaGGTCGACCTTTACCAGCGACATTACCACAACAGATACTGCTTACATGTGAATGCATCAGTAACAATAATTCCTATaatatattatagtatatattATAGTATTTGGCTCTACACAACGAGTACTTCTACTTTTTATGCTTCAGTACATTTTACTACTTCTGTTTTAGTACATTCAGTACATTTTACTACTTCTGTTTTAGTACATTCAGTACATTTTACTACTTCTGTTTTAGTACATTCAGTACATTTTACTACTTCTGTTTTAGTACATTcagtacattttttaatgcattttacttgtaatttattgtttttaagttttaattttgCTACTTTTAGTTAAGTAAATTATCTTAATATTTCCAATATTTCATAATTGCCACAGATCATGGTATCAATTGATCAGTGACAGCTTTTTCCTTGATATCTACCATACATATCATCATACAAGATGATTGGTGAAAAAGTTGAGAAGTGTTGTAGCTGACTGCCCTCACAACTCAGTAATCGataactttttttaatgtaaaagatTAAAATCAAAGTCCACATGATGACCTTTCACAGAGAAACCTTTTCAACCTTTTCAACAAAATGTGTCTGAGTGGGACTAACACAAAGTGTGCTCACACACAGTCACCTGTAAAAACTAATCACAGGCAGGAATAACAGATTGGAGGAATTAGTTTTTGGTACAGTGGTGCCAATTTGTTTCACTTCAACCTGAACTCTATAGATGGTGTGTGTTGACGCGTTCCATAAAAAGAGAAATGCCCTCATGCTCGGTCACGGCAGGTCCAGCTGTCTGCGGGGTCAACCATTGTCACCCGCACACTGACCCCCTTACAAGGCGAGGCTATTGATAACCCAAAACTCTGCACTCTGGCCTTCAGAAGGAGAACTTAATCAGCCTGAGACGTTTCCTCACAGGTGGCAACACGGCTCCGAGGATCTCACAGCTAAAGATGGCGATGGTGACACTAAATGTGTGATGAAGcttctttcatgttttgtttttttctcccagtcACACTGCTGACAGCGGAGAAGAATCACAGAAAGCGGCACCGCTGTGACTCTGGTGATTTATGGTATTACATGAACTTATTCCACATCAGGAAATCCtacaaaaatacacttaaacAATTTCAGCCCATTGTATGTTGAAACAAATCCAAATGTCATATTGGACAATTTAAAGTTATATGATTCCCCTAGAAAGGACAGATATTTCACATGAATCACttcaacatgtactgtatgatcCTTTCacagttaaatattttataaaatcacACAATTACACAAACTCATGTGGATTTTATTCTGCTGTGTATTGACAATATATAAACATCCAGCTTcaaaatgaatgcatttttacataacATGTTTAGCAATCAGTAGTAAACTTAAATTcaagtttttttctgtggtgGGTTAATGCTTCGTATATATCTAGAGGGAATGTTAAACCACAATCTGTATGAAAAAACATTGTATGATTTAATATTTATGCATTGCACCATGACCTGTGTGTTTAGTATTACATCTCACTAATAACAGTTAAAGACATCAATCATTTCACTCCATTAGATTCGATTCATGgtggaaaaaaggcaaaagcatGACGCTTGTGATCATATgtgatgtaaataataaaatattataaatcaaaatattactACATTGTAGTTTCAGCACTTTTCTGACACAATCTGATGATTTTTACCTTGGACAAATAACATGTGACAAGAAGTCACATTTCTTGATTCAACATTTTCGTTTCAGCACCTTCatcaaaatacatgaaaattaaaGCTTATAATGTGGTCAGTTGGAATATTGCTCCATAAATGTTACTTAATTGAAATTTATTTGGTCCAAACATCAAGTTATTATATCATGTCAGTGTTTCTGTATACAGGTTTTTGGTAACTTATTAATAGATACTGTATTTCTTGTGTGAATGTTTTGAAGTATCACCTAAAGTCTGGTGAGAACTCTTGGTGTATTGCACGTTTGTGTTCAACTGAATGCCACCATCATCATACTATGATGTACAGTACCTACCTATGATGTGCACCTTCCTCACAAGTGAAATAGCTGTTACCTGGATCTAAGGTCACTTGTATGTCCCTTTATGTAGGTATGAAACCTATCGATCTGTTAGTACGAGCAAAGCTTTTGTTGGATCCAAGCCCCCATAGTCGAGTCTCCAGCATTGTGCAAATGCTTGCTGCAGGCCTTCCCAACCAAGAAGACCACCTCTGCGATGTTGAGCAGAATACAAACCCCCGACACAGCCAGCATAAACACGGTGAAGACGGTCTTCTCTGTGGGTCTCGACACGAAGCAGTCCACTGTGTTGGGACAGGGGTACGAGTCACACTTGACCAGTCGGATCATCTTGTAACCAGGGTAGATCATgtaaaacacatacatgaaGGTGACCTCAAAGACAATGCGGAACAACAGGCTGATGACGTACGTCCACCAGAGAGCCCCCGTGATTTTCATCTTCTGGGTCTTTATCTGCTCCAGGTCTTTGGGGTTGGTCCGGCCTGACAGTTTGTAAAGCCTCTTGTCGACGTGGCGACGGTGGGCTACATGCATGGCAACCAACAGAGCAGGAGTGGAGACCAGGATGAGCTGGAGTGCCCAGAGGCGGATGTGGGAGATGGGGAAGAAGTGGTCGTAGCAGACACTGTTGCAGCCCGGCTGTTGGGTGTTGCAGGTGAAGCCAGACTTCTCATCGCCCCACACGCTCTCTGCTGCCACTACCAGAACCAGGATGCGGAAAATGAACAGGACAGAGAGCCAGATGCGACCGATGCCTGTGGAGTGTCTGTTCACGCCACTGATAACAGCATAAAATGATGCCCAGTTCATCTTTGGTTCCGGGTCTGATAGAGAAAGTACAAAAGCCACAAATCAAAGGGTCAACACCTGAGAAAATACTGTGCTgaatattattttctctttttgtgatTTAAGTTTTTCCAGTTCACAAAGAACAtaatgcaacacaacatgaatataaaaagaTGGGTCACattctcaaaataaaaataggaaTATTAATTTCCtatcatgtttctttctttatatacagtaaaataaaaaaatgagaaaaatgagaTCTTCAAAAGAGGCAATATCCACCATTCATTTTAACTATTCAGCAAAATCCTGCTTTGTGTGACTCTTCCAGttgtataaaacaaaagttGAAGCACCAATAAAGCCTGTTAATGCCAGTCCAAGAGATCTGTGTCCTAAAAAACACAACTGGGAGGATTCTGGCAGCGGTTTACACAACAAGTCTCCAATTACTcgtttccaaaaacaaaaaaacaaaaaagactcccaaaaaaacattaaatgaagCAACCTACTTCATTTTTACTCTTCCAGCTGTGATGATCACTGATGAGTcccatttttaaaagtttaactgatgCACAATAATACCTGTGTGTAACTTTGTAGTCTGTAAATTTGCCCGCTGTGTCTCTAACTGACAGCGCGGCATTAACCACCATGCGTTTCGTGGCATCCTCTCCTATAATTAAGTTAaggttaaattaaattttaaaataaaaatgaaaacaattcatttaacttttaaactaattaaaataataaaataaaaaataaaatgattaaattttcatatttaccatacagagTATTTTCCAAACTTTTGTAAAAGATTGAGGCTGAGGAGCTTGGTTCCTTGTTTAGATTCCTCCAAAACTCACTTTTGTTGAAAATTGTTTGCTCTATACAAATCACTAACAAATATTACTTTCTTATATGGATTAAAAATTAAGAATATTCTCTCACTTGAAGTGTGGAAAAAATCACTACATATATCTGTAGTTACAATAAAGTAGTGCTATAGTTTGGTTTATACCTTTGTCTCGTGCTGGTACTTAAACAGACTACATTCACAGTATTGCTGAAGCACCAAGTTACTGCCGCCTCATATCAAAGAGGCTGCAGGTTCAGTTCTTGAACCTCTGTGGTCCATCTATCCAGTGGTGACCAGAGAATGATGGGAAactattataaatatttatattgtaaaagAAGCTACAACTATTTTCAAATATTCTGAAAGAAACTTACAATCACAACTTCAGTGCAATGTTAGTACTTGTGGTACTTGTAATCCACATAATACTGTACCTTTAGAAACTAAAAGCTGAGACAATTTAGTCCCAGTAGCTAATAAATTACACTCAGAGGTGAACTTAAGGTAGAGCActttgtgtgattttaaattgatgaattgattgattCAATTAATGAATTGATGTaaatttaattgtctttttcCCATCAAATTAGGTTTTCCAAGTCCAGAATTTTTATTAAGTTTAAAAGGTATCCAAAGTGTTTTATCTCCTTTGTTCTGATCATCATTGATTGTCCTGTTTCTCCAGTGCATGTCCAGTCTGGTATAAATGTCAGAGTTGTTACCGGGCTCAGCAGGAGGTGTAAGAGGCATATGAGGCAGCGTAGAGGACAATGTTGACCCGCTGGTTTGGCATGGATGTGAATCCAGAGAAGAAGGAAGCCTCTCTGCCCCCCTCTGTGGTTGGCAGGCCACTTAAGAGTGCAACACTGAGGTCTGGCACCACACGTCATGTGACATGCTTTCACCAGCCGCCATAGTGTAGCATGCAAAGTGGGCATCTACGCCCAACATAACGGTGTCTGTAATACTCCCTGATTCTTGgcaggaaaatgttttgtgcaCCGAAAGTGTCTCCATTTGCAGTAGAGAAGGATGTATAATGATTGAGAGAATAAGA
Proteins encoded in this region:
- the gja2 gene encoding gap junction protein, alpha 2 codes for the protein MGDWNLLGKLLESAQEHSTVVGKVWLTVLFIFRILVLGTAAEKVWGDEQSGFTCDTKQPGCQNVCYDKTFPISHIRFWVMQIIFVSTPTLIYLGHILHLVRMEEKEKEKEKDLAIQNEKQQQLLGNKTKKASVKDTQGHVRLKGTLLRTYVFNIIFKTLFEVGFIVAQYFLYGFELKPMYTCDRWPCPNVVNCYISRPTEKTVFILFMLAVACISLLLNLVEIYHLGFKKCHQGLRYRRSQAEKEARKALSEAVMPYVPNYNYFPGHHAVPEPFPADSKYSMAEPNSPYSPYNSKVVYKQNRDNMAAERKGRAEGDDVKTSSPVFEVPVESQRRNSQSSKHSNNKSRLDDLKV
- the LOC121910421 gene encoding gap junction beta-1 protein-like — its product is MPLTPPAEPDPEPKMNWASFYAVISGVNRHSTGIGRIWLSVLFIFRILVLVVAAESVWGDEKSGFTCNTQQPGCNSVCYDHFFPISHIRLWALQLILVSTPALLVAMHVAHRRHVDKRLYKLSGRTNPKDLEQIKTQKMKITGALWWTYVISLLFRIVFEVTFMYVFYMIYPGYKMIRLVKCDSYPCPNTVDCFVSRPTEKTVFTVFMLAVSGVCILLNIAEVVFLVGKACSKHLHNAGDSTMGAWIQQKLCSY